Proteins encoded together in one Urocitellus parryii isolate mUroPar1 chromosome 3, mUroPar1.hap1, whole genome shotgun sequence window:
- the LOC144253865 gene encoding olfactory receptor 7A17-like produces MEPENGTQISEFLLLGFSEQAEIQLLIFGLFLSMYLVTVLGNLLIILATISDSHLHTPMYFFLSNLSFVDIFFTSTTIPKMLVNIQTQSKTITYAGCITQMYFLLLFSGLDIFLLTVMAYDRYVAICHPLHYMIIMNHRHCRLLVLECWFMSFLNSLLHSFMVLRLSFCTDLEVPHFFCELNQVVHHACSDTFLNDMVIYITAVFLAVGPLTGILYSYSKIVSSIRAISSAQGKYKAFSTCASHLSVVSLFYCTLLGVYLSSAVTQNSHSTATASLMYTVVTPMLNPFIYSLRNKDIKSALRRLLGRTPRREPIHPPQ; encoded by the coding sequence ATGGAACCAGAAAATGGTACACAAATTTCAGAATTCCTTCTTCTGGGATTTTCAGAGCAAGCAGAAATACAGCTTCTTATTTTTGGGCTGTTCCtctccatgtacctggtcactgtgctggggaacctgctcatcatcctggccaccatctcagactcccacctgcacacgcccatgtacttcttcctctccaacctgtcctttgtggacatcttcttcacctccaccaccatccccaagatgctggtgaacatccagacacagagcaagACCATTACCTATGCAGGCTGCATCACCCAGATGTACTTCTTATTGCTTTTTTCAGGATTGGACATCTTTCTGCTGACAGTGATGGCCTATGACAgatatgtggccatctgtcacccacTGCACTACATGATCATCATGAACCACCGTCACTGCAGACTGTTGGTTCTGGAATGCTGGTtcatgagtttcctgaattctttgtTGCATAGCTTCATGGTATTGAGACTTTCCTTCTGCACAGACTTGGAAGTTCCCCATTTTTTCTGTGAACTTAATCAGGTGGTCCACCATGCCTGCTCTGACACCTTTCTTAATGACATGGTGATATATATCACAGCTGTGTTTCTGGCTGTTGGCCCCCTCACCGGCATCCTTTACTCTTACTCTAAGATAGTGTCCTCCATCCGTGCAATCTCATCAGCTCAGGGGAAGTataaagccttctccacctgtgcgtCTCACCTCTCTGTGGTCTCCTTATTTTATTGCACGCTGCTGGGAGTATATCTTAGTTCTGCTGTGACCCAAAACTCACACTCCACTGCAACAGCCTCTttgatgtacactgtggtcacccccatgctgaaccccttcatctacagtctgaggaataAGGACATTAAGAGTGCTCTG